A single region of the Geobacillus subterraneus genome encodes:
- a CDS encoding branched-chain amino acid ABC transporter permease, which translates to MDIVFSLIINGLATGMLLFLLAAGLSLIFGLMDVLNFAHGALFLWGAYAGVWVYTLTDHFLLGILAAVAAGAVLGALLERFIILPVYGNHTQQILITLGAMLVLGELVKVFWGPNQIMAQPPKYLSGSWGIGDFVVIKYRLFIIFIGLVVLIALLLLLNRTKIGLIVRAGVMNKEMVQALGINIRNVFLFVFILGASMAGLSGILLGPYSGVIHSGIGLEYGILAFIVVVIGGMGSIVGSVLASVLVGLAGSFAAYYIPEISVGVNMLLMLLILMFKPSGLVGDREVT; encoded by the coding sequence ATGGACATTGTATTCAGTTTGATCATTAACGGCTTGGCGACGGGAATGCTGCTTTTTCTGCTCGCGGCTGGCCTCAGTCTTATTTTCGGTTTAATGGATGTGCTAAACTTCGCTCACGGGGCGCTGTTCCTTTGGGGGGCGTACGCCGGAGTTTGGGTTTATACATTAACGGATCATTTTTTGTTAGGAATATTGGCTGCAGTTGCGGCGGGGGCGGTCCTCGGGGCTTTACTAGAGCGGTTCATTATTCTCCCTGTTTACGGAAATCATACTCAACAAATTTTAATCACTTTAGGTGCCATGCTTGTGTTAGGGGAGTTAGTCAAAGTATTTTGGGGACCAAATCAAATTATGGCACAACCTCCGAAATATTTGTCGGGAAGCTGGGGAATTGGTGATTTCGTCGTCATTAAATATCGGCTGTTTATTATTTTCATTGGCCTCGTTGTATTGATTGCATTGTTGCTCCTACTAAACAGGACAAAAATCGGCTTAATTGTTCGCGCCGGTGTGATGAATAAAGAGATGGTTCAAGCGTTAGGAATTAATATTCGGAATGTATTTTTGTTTGTATTTATTCTTGGAGCATCCATGGCCGGGCTTTCCGGCATCCTCCTAGGGCCGTATTCCGGAGTCATTCATTCAGGGATTGGTTTGGAGTATGGGATTTTGGCATTCATTGTGGTGGTTATTGGAGGTATGGGAAGTATCGTTGGTTCTGTATTGGCTTCGGTGCTAGTCGGGCTGGCCGGCTCATTTGCGGCGTATTATATACCGGA